A region of the Electrophorus electricus isolate fEleEle1 chromosome 7, fEleEle1.pri, whole genome shotgun sequence genome:
ttctgtcttACAATGGACTGATGTACCATTTCACACATCTTTCATCTAATCTTTGGAATAACacatagtttattttattttaatcatgtcttttgttaatttatatagcaAGCATTTCTATACCATATAGCCTCATTACAGGAGTGTGCAAGTGCGTGATTTATTATCACCATTTAGACCAGTAGAGGATTCATTCCGGTTAGGGTCATTGAGCTCATCAAAAAGTCCAGTGTCAATCATCTCTTTCTGCCAGTGGACAGACACAGCACCTGTGTTGAACTCCTTGAAGAACTTCTCGTCCTTGGCATCAAACTCAATCCCTCTGATGTCAGAGAACTCTGCAATGTCACCTGTATCCTTAGCATAGACGATGTTTGGTTTGGGCAACCATGGTGGGGGGATAAGACCTGCCTCCAAACGAGGGAAGTTAATGGATTTAAACCATTCATGCTTCCTGGGATCATCACCACTGTAGAGATCAACAATGGCAGTGTTAGGATTATTGCCCTATAAACAATGAATCAATTATTCAAGGAACATCTGATTTGTTTTAGGTGATATGCTTTAGACAGatctaaatattaatatattctatataatgGAGTGTATCAGGTAAATGATGATACACAATATAATATGGACTTTCTGTGTAAATAGTATTGCATTTTGAAGTATGTTAACAGGGGCAGTTTATTATGCAATCCATACTTAAGTAAGAAAGCAACACAATATTTCTCTTATCTTGAGCTAAACTCAAGTGGTGCTTGAAGGAACCCATTATCATTTTTTGACCCAATCTTTATCTCCTCAATCTGTAGTATATTGTTAATTACACCAAACAATAATCTTTGCACATTTCTTTGTTAATATAAGTCTAAGTCCAGTTTTTAAGAAAGAGATTAAACAGGGGACCTAAGTTTCCATCTCATATGTTTCATGCTAACaagtttttctgttcttttcacaGTGTAAGAGAAAGtattgaaatgtttgtttttggtaatCAAGCACTCACTAGAGATGCAGTATATGGAGATATTGTTGAACAACACTGGAGCTTTCCTTAAATGTTTTGGctaaaatattgaataataatGTGGTTTTCTAGTATGCCTGTCATGATTAAACATCCTCCATCCCACTGAAGAATCATGGATTTATGTGGCATGGAGGGGCATACTTGCAGCCAAGACGTTCATCCACCTTCTTCTTCAGAAACTGTTGAATGATATCTTTGGTGGACATGTCAAAGTTCTTGTGTTCGAATTTGGGCTCCTCACTGAAGATGCGTCTCTGCACCTCCTCTTTATCCACCTTCTCCTTCTTGGTGTTGGGACCTCTGAATGGTGTGTAGCCAGTTACCATCTCATAGATACTTACCCCCAGAGACCACCAGTCTACTGATGTCCTATATGGGGTTTCAGTTAAAATTTCAGGGGCCATGTAAGGTCCAGTTCCAGCCTATGGAGGAAAAAGAGTAAGAAATAGGGATTAGAAGGAAAGATGTTTGGATTTAATTAGGAAATACTAAATCATAGTACAGTGATGCAAAAAACTatgtaataattatgtaatacatgaaaacacatacacacacataaatgaaatTTGTGTACCCACATGAAAGACAACCACAAAACATTTGGGATTTGAGGGGGATTTGTTTTAGCAAATTAAAGTCGTTCACCTTTATGGAGTTTTATGTAAGTATTACTCTACCACTACTCCTAGCTGACCTCTCTTCTGAACCAGAGAGAAGAGGCTTAATCATAATCCTCTGCTGTCAAGAGTTAGATGAGGATCCTTGGTGATAAAATGCAtccctttattttaataaaaaatatccAAGATTCCAAATGGATGTTTGTCAGAGTACGCTCTCTCACCTGATATCATTTATTAGTAGGCTGGGGCACATATGTATAGCTCAAATAGCTTTGGATCCACAGGAGGCCTTGCTTTGAGGATCCTTGGTTATCAAGCGAAGACATTTAGTATTGTAATTTTGCTTGTTGCCATTGCACATATACTGTGCAAGTGTAATAGTGGGACATTTCCGCATGTGCAAGAATGAAGCTGGCTTTCAAAAACCCagattaaataaacaacacagaGTACAGCATCTTGCCGCTCAGCTGTTTAATACAGGAATTATGAAGCCATCTTAGGGTCTAGATTGTGAGATCACAGCTACTTGTAGCTATTGGATGTAACAACTGGCATGAGGAGAGTAAACTTTTCCTTGCATTTGAGCAGCACtaagaaacacatgcacatacacacacccttatgcACATATGATCTTCCTTTTTGGGTTCAACAGATTTAGGTAATTCTCTTTAAGTAAGAGGATCAGGAGCACAAAGCCAGCCAAGCCGCTGTCGAGTTAGCAATGGGCCACAGTCCACACTGGTGACCCAAGAAGGGCATGGGAAAATGAGCTTAGAGCTACTCCACAGGGAAGTTACCTGCAGCAGCTTTGAGTCCTGGCTAAATTCTGCCTCTCTAAACAGgaatttattttgcattttagtGTCTTGATGGTTTGGATGCTAAATGCAGAAGTTAGTGAAtgccaaaaaacccaaacaaaccctGATTTCACCAGACTCCAGTCAGGCAGAGAAAGCTCTGTTGAACATCATTGATTTTATGGTGAATATATCAACTATAACTTAAAGGTTGCTTCAAAAGAAAAACTATAAATAAGTCATATGTAACATATAATATGttcaatataaaacaatataaaataatataataattatggCACatacacactagcacacacagagacctaGAAATTATTAGTCTATACTGTAATGTGCTGTATTAAAAAGCTAAAATTTCTCAATAATTAATCTCTGTATCTGGTTGTGTGCAAAAGTATGGACATCATTAAAAAATCCCAGTCATCAttcacaatacattttcaataataaaaaagaaacaggaaagattttaaaagaaacataGGTCCAACCTAGTGTTGTAATTATGATCTTGTTACAGATATTTCAATATAAATTGACTTCGTCTTGTCTTGCACGCTgaaattttataaaaatgtctttatatcTGTTGAGATCATTGATGTCTGAACTATTACTAAAGTTGAAAATAAGTCTATTCAACAACATTCATTTCTGCCATAAAAGTTGCTTTTGTATTAGGATAattatttcttgtttgttaTGAAAGTAATCTTCAAAAAATTGGATATGAGACCTGACTGTTTTAGGTCAGTTTCAATATATAGTTTGAATTTGAATTCAATTTCATGATCTGCCTTACAGACCTTAAATTCTCACATCTTATATTCTCAATCACGATCTCAGTCTTTAGATGGTCTCACCTAAAGTGGACAGAAATACAATACTAGTCCAAACCACACACTTATGTTTGTAcacaaacaaaaggcaaaatgaATGATTAAGTGCTTATGACTTTATGTGAGCTCACAGACTGTCAAACTGATTAATATGTACgtttctctggataagagtgtctgccaaatgctgtaaatggaaatgaaaggtTGGAAAGGTGCAAAACTCACATGAGCAGTTTAGTTAAGGCAATCCCTGATTAAAAGAGGCACTCTGCTGGACAAGCAGTGATGAGTGTCCTGATAATTCAGATGGTTGTAGTCAGTGTACCACAGACCAAATGGATTATATAATGGTGGTACACACATACTCCAGAATGATCCTAATCCAGAACAGGAAGACACTGAGATAGATGGAGCAGAAGTCCTGGACACTTGGGGCAGCGCCAGTTCTTTGCAGTGAAGCTGAGGATCCAGTGTTGAGACTTGTATGCTACCACCAAATCAGCCATACAAGTCCAGTCAACAAAGGATGTCCTACAGcttctaaaatgttttcattgaaaTGTTATTCCAACATCTCTGGTTACACTACTCATTAACACCAACATATTTTCCTTACACCTTTACCATTTTCAAGCTGATTTTTATAGACCTCTAACTGCTGTGGCTATAGATATTGTACCCTGTGTAGAGCTGTCATAGTGTCACCTTCTGGGTGGAGGTTTTCCCAGGTGGAAGCTCCACAGCCAGGCCGAGGTCGGAAAGGCGGCACTGGCCCTGGCTGTCCAGGAGTACGTTCTCTGGCTTCATGTCACGGTACACAATGTTCATGGCATGCAGATGGAGGATGCCTGTGACAATCTGAGCTGTGTAGTAAATAATCCGCTCTTTGTCGATGCCCTTCTCACCAATGTTGTAAATGTGATACTTAAGGTCTCCACCATTCATCAAGGTCATGACCAAGCAGAGGTGGCTTTTGGTTTCAAAGGCATAGGCCAGGTTGACCACAAAAGGACTGTTGAGTTTCTCTAAGATCCTTTTCTCTAACAGTGCCATTTTTTGGCTGTGCTTCTTCTTCAGACGTTTCTTACACAGCTTCTTGCAGGCGTACATCTGGCCGGTGTTTTTCACTTGCACAGCACATACCTAGAAAGGTTCAGcatatacagtgaaaagaaataaattgctttcattttaaaaaatttcaaaCCTTGTCTTTGTAGGCAAATTTGGTAATGCCGTAACTTCATAAAGtaaaatcataaatattttgtaacatATACTGTACCCATATGTGTGTTAAGCAGTAACCACCAGGGTTATGTCCCAATGCTATTAAACTACATTTAATGAAAAGACCTTACCTCTCCAAATCCACCCTTTCCAAGTGCCCTGAACTCATAGAAGTATTTTTCAGTGATAGGCTGCCTTTCATACTCTTTCCATTGTAGAAACTTGTCAAAAATAGGACTCATCTTGTAATCCATGAATGGCTTGCCTTTGAGAAACACCTTGGTAGCCTCTCTCACTTTGCCCATCACCTCCTCAAAGTCCTTCTCTGTGACAGCCTTGCACTTGTCCAGTGTTTCCCCAGTCAGGTAGCACAAGAAGCTCTTGGAACCCTCCTTGCAGAACCTGTTGATGATGTTGGTGCATGCCTTGTCCCTGGCTGCGTCCTCTGCCAAGTCCCACTCGGTGAGCTCATCAAGAAGCTCAGCAGCTGTGTTGTACTCAGGTAAGCCCTGGCCCAGGAACTCCCTGAATAGCCTCTTCCCAATGGGCtgcacaacacagagagactcaAAGTCGCTCGGCACACTTGCCCTGGCGCCAGCACACTGTTCGGCCCTGGGCAGCGCCAGACTGCGACGTCGTTTCTTCAGCTCCTTGTCATCGCCTCCCTGGGCCTTCAGGTAGGCCGTGTTGGCCACCAGGTTGTCAAGAGCCCCCATGTCGCACATGTTTGCGCCTGTGTCAGATCAGTTTCTCCCCCACGGGAAGTGGAAGCTCCACTCAATGGCGCAGTGTTGGACTTAGCGATGCTGCAGATTATAGTTGATgtgagcgtgtttgtgtgcgtatgtgtgtgctcatgtgtgtgctCAAGTGTGAATCGCTCCAAAGCCAAGGAGCAAATGAGGTGCTCAGTCCCAAGCACCTGCAGACCAAGACATACTGGCAAACCCAGTAATTCCTCATTTAGAATTAATCGCCTGCCAAGGACTTTCGTTGAAGTAACCCTGTGTGGTCTGTTGGAATACTACTCATGGAAAGGAACTCATAAGAGGGTTCTCCCCTAATGAGCTTTATCTAAATTTAGCCTGCTACTAAATGGCAACGGATGGTTTAATGCTTATTGGGTGAAAATGGAAATGTGAAGAACAATTACGGTCTCTTAAATTTTGTTACAAATTCCCAAAGTATTCAAAGCTATTGTAATATTCAAATGTACTGTTCCCGAAAATTATATTGGCTTTCAGCACTCAAAACTAAGCAATATCTAGATTATTTTTGTAACGGTGCTGCCCGAGTAccgaagggtgtggagcaggacgcacagactctcgacttggatgaacatttattacacacaatGTTGCGCCACACGCATATAACATGaacgatgaacatgaacacgaaTACATTTAACAACGACAAGACTAAGCATAACATCATCACGCTACACCAACGATgaccgacaacactgcacacaatgacaagagttGAAATACATAAAGActaacacaggtgtgtgcaggtgtggttacaaacacagatcctcccactgcacgtggcggtcCAAACAACGTGACTCgcggaggcgagcgttccgtgacaattttaaaatacaatcaaataaaaaattctgTGTAGTTCCCAATTTGTCCATTactgttttaattattatttgacaaatgaaataaattaacacGGAGAAAAGACACAAATATCAGTAAATGTCTTTCTTGTGAACCAGTTTATTAGGGGGCGGTATTACCAGTAGATCTCATTTACTTATACTCTACTTTTCCCAAAGAGCTTACCCTCAATCTGCCTTCCATGTTTTCTCCCTTTCACTGTTTCACAATCATTGGAGCTGGACTAGGATAAAACATCGCTGTTGAAGCCTGTAAATTCCAATAACTCTAAAAGTCCACACCACTTATCCAACTCCACTCTGGCTTCTGATAAATCTGACTATCCCTAATAAACAAACTAGATTTCTGCTTATTCTCCCTGAGTTCTGAATGGTCATTCTCTTTTTGGAGTGTTACtaattctttccatttttttgaAGGTCGTTTACATTCTAAAGCTACAGGTATTAGTGCAGTATACTTAACAGCAATTGTAACTattgcccgagtgccgcaggacgCGGCCCAGGACTCACAGACTACctcgactttgtgaaacatttaatgacatcgAACGTATTAGAGAATAGTGGCACTCAAacttaacattaacagtgaacataaagACAATTAACGTTAACATAGGctagacaaacaataacaacggctaaacaaacatgaatactAACATTCTGctcagacgctaacaaacaataaccaacaccgaGGCATGCGCTAACGAGAGTTTAAATAGACTGACAAACACTAAacgttaaaccccgtgcaggtgcgtgccatcacgcgggtgtggctacaaacaagcgTGAACTCCCCTGCACGCgacaggccgtaccacgtggcGCGTCCTGTGACAGCACCGCCCCCAAGGTGCGCGGCTCCCGACGCGTCCTCTCCAGGACTGCGAGCCCCAGGTCGCCGtgtacacatatgcagacactgTACGGCtttgcctggtgcccacccaacatgATGCGGTGCCCACTCAGTACAAGGCGGGCCAGGAACCTCCCATCTGGGAGACCTTCACcagccagagagaaagacagagtgcctgcctctctcgggtCAGTCTGACGCTCTCCCCGCGACGTGAtgcgcctacacacacacacaaaaggtgcaaatatatacaaaccCTCCACTGCTTTAAGAACAGAGTACAGGCATGGGTTAGTAGTTGCAGGGTTGACCATTCTTTATATGCTGCCTAGCTCACGTATTGAGGACTTCTGAATCATGTAACGCCAAAGTCTTGCTTTTCGGCCACAAAATGATGATGTAGAGTAGGCTTCTACAAGTGCTTCATCAATAAAGTGCACCAAATAGTGTAAGTGTACTATGGATatcacacactgctgcttgTGAAATGGTGAAACTACCAAAGAATTCTAAAGAACTACATTTGAAAATCCAACAGTTTTGCTGACAAGTTTTATTTATcttcataataaaaaaactTACACTGGAAACAACTAGAACTTTCTTTACATATAAGATTCCTTtacatatatttaacattatacaGTCAACGATTAAGCATTAAAAtgaagaataataaaatgaaagaaactaTGAAGCATTTATATTAAACAACTCAAAAAGAATGTACACAGCAAAGTAACTATAAGACATATAAACTATTATGTTGCatcaaataaagtaaataacttaaaaactaaaataggataaattacaaaaatagtACATATAATTATAACTGTATAATTACTGCATTTACTCAATCCATTAGTGATGGTGGCTTTCCTTAAACATAagtattcaaaaatattttttgttaagAAGGATCCCCCAATTTCAGGTATTTGGACTCTGTCGGTGTCATAcataatgacagaaaataataaacctattctctctctctgacctgaaCATTCATTTGTCTAGCCCATCTGCAGAGAGCATTTGTCAATTCAATTAAGCAGCACTTATCTTGGACAAAGATCATATACTTAATACATTCAAATAAGTTCAGcacaacacagtacacaatGTAAACTGCATACAGTCTTAATGCAAAGAAGATACtacaaatactaataataataattccacCATCACTActgctattactactactaataataatgatattaatgACAATGACAAAAATACATTGCATTCCATCTGATGTAGCTGTGTCCTTTCCCCAAAAATGACAGATTGCACAGCTGCCACTATTTACCACAACAAGTTTATGATTTTCATCTACATTTgttatgcaaatacattttgttcTAGATAATAACTAGATAGTTGTACAATAATGGGTGTATATGATTTTACTTTCCCCAGAGCTATTAATGTTCATTATGATCAAGTTATTCACAGAACCACACAAGATATTGGTTAGCTAAATCTCTGCAAATGTAGGTTTTTAGAGAATATGTTAGAATATCACATCTGGAGTAGTAAGAAGGAAGTTGTAAGTCTAGGGCCAGCTATTGGTATCAGACAAGCATAAGCATTGTATCTGAAAAAGCTTTCATTTGTATTCAGATTGCTCATTACTACATAAAACCTACAAGATTAACTCAATACCACtatgttttacagttttacttTTATAAAGTCTGAAAATAAAGTCTCCATAAACTTGGGCTTGCAGACAAGAGGAGGAATGGACTTACCTAGGCTTTGTGCTAACAATGGCACTATGATACTACAACCATGGCGTTCCTAGAAtcttgctctacctgctcttcCAGGTGAACCACAGGAGCAGCTATACGATATATTTCTGATGGTTGCCCATGGTGTGATGTGTCATGGCCCTGCAGCTCTTGAACTTGAGCTTGAGCTTTTCCTTCTCCACCCACTCACTGTCTGTGATGGGGGCAGAAGCACTGGTGCTAGTGGCTGTGCCCATGCTGGTGGTGGTCCATGTGCTGGTGCCAGTTCCACTGCTGCCACTGTCTTTGCTGGGGGAGGAACTGGGGCCACCTCGGCAGTGCGGGATGAAGTGGGGCAGCCGCTCATGCAGCTCCTGGCAGCGCAGGCCATACACCACAGGACTGTGGGACTATGCCAAGCTGAACACTAGGAAGGTGATTAGGGCCATAGCCTGGGTCTGGAGCAGGCACGAGACGATGGTCGGCAGGATGTGCAGGCTCATCTTCAGACTGTGAATGAGGATGGTGTGGTGCCCCCTGCTGTTGGACTGTGAGAAGTGGCCGGCGCGGTGACCCTCTAGGTAGATCAGAACATGGCTGCCAAGGATTAGCAACGCCATGGCAAGCAGCAGCAGGGGGGCGCTGATGATGCACACTGTATTCTCCAGGACAGTGGAGCACTCTGTGTCCACGCCCACCACGTACTCCCATGGCTGACGCACGCAGGCCAGGGTGGTGAACACTACTGGGTTGAGCAGGGCAAGGAGCCACGTGGCCAGCATGACCCAGTGGGAGAAGTGGCACAACAGTGCCTCATAGTGGAGCGGCTGGCAAATGGACAggcacgtgcacatgcacatcagCATGAGTCATGCACATCAGCATGAGTGTCATGGTCGGCCCACAGGCCATCACCACCTGCAGGTCAAAGAGGATCCAAC
Encoded here:
- the grk7a gene encoding rhodopsin kinase grk7a, with product MCDMGALDNLVANTAYLKAQGGDDKELKKRRRSLALPRAEQCAGARASVPSDFESLCVVQPIGKRLFREFLGQGLPEYNTAAELLDELTEWDLAEDAARDKACTNIINRFCKEGSKSFLCYLTGETLDKCKAVTEKDFEEVMGKVREATKVFLKGKPFMDYKMSPIFDKFLQWKEYERQPITEKYFYEFRALGKGGFGEVCAVQVKNTGQMYACKKLCKKRLKKKHSQKMALLEKRILEKLNSPFVVNLAYAFETKSHLCLVMTLMNGGDLKYHIYNIGEKGIDKERIIYYTAQIVTGILHLHAMNIVYRDMKPENVLLDSQGQCRLSDLGLAVELPPGKTSTQKAGTGPYMAPEILTETPYRTSVDWWSLGVSIYEMVTGYTPFRGPNTKKEKVDKEEVQRRIFSEEPKFEHKNFDMSTKDIIQQFLKKKVDERLGCNGDDPRKHEWFKSINFPRLEAGLIPPPWLPKPNIVYAKDTGDIAEFSDIRGIEFDAKDEKFFKEFNTGAVSVHWQKEMIDTGLFDELNDPNRNESSTGLNGDNKSRTCTLL
- the LOC113590236 gene encoding LOW QUALITY PROTEIN: uncharacterized protein LOC113590236 (The sequence of the model RefSeq protein was modified relative to this genomic sequence to represent the inferred CDS: inserted 2 bases in 1 codon; deleted 1 base in 1 codon; substituted 1 base at 1 genomic stop codon), whose amino-acid sequence is MKTHLRNPLHDYEAHASRGVEEGPHSPGLWQSTRYILLCXCIMGFNALCVTLHTLRALHHPTAHVVCWILFDLQVVMACGPTMTLMLMCMTHADVHVTCLSICQPLHYEALLCHFSHWVMLATWLLALLNPVVFTTLACVRQPWEYVVGVDTECSTVLENTVCIISAPLLLLAMALLILGSHVLIYLEGHRAGHFSQSNSRGHHTILIHSLKMSLHILPTIVSCLLQTQAMALITFLVFSLAXSHSPVVYGLRCQELHERLPHFIPHCRGGPSSSPSKDSGSSGTGTSTWTTTSMGTATSTSASAPITDSEWVEKEKLKLKFKSCRAMTHHTMGNHQKYIV